TTTGGGTTCTATTATATATGTTGGGGTTTCAAAACAATTTGGCATAAAAATGCACGAAGTCACCTAAATCTTTTACACTTTAATTGTCGAGAAAAAAGTAAGGGATAGGTACCCGTGAAAATGAATTTTAACATGAAGATCCCTGGATTAAAAGATGTAATTATTGAGATAACCGAGGAAGTTGGGGAGAATTTTTAGAAGGAATTAATAATAAAACAAAAGTAATGAAGAGGAACGCATATGGTTTAAGACGCTTTGATCATGCGAGAGCAAAGGTTTAATAAAATATAAAGCAATTGGCACTCATTTAGTAGGGTCATGAACAAAGTATAAAAGAATGTTATCTGTTGATTGGAGCGCAAGGTGGCGACTCGGGCGGGAGTAGCAGGGAAAAAGGTAGTTCACTTTTTCCTAGGTGAGACCCTGGACGGAGCGAAGCGAAGGAAGCGGCTCACCGCACGCCCCGCCGAACGCGTCCACCTGGAGCGGAAATCAACTTGTCAAAGTATAAATCATAAAAATAGGGTGACGTGCAAAACACATCACCCCAACATTTGACATAGAACCCTTTTTTGTAATTTAACATTCAACGACGTTGCTGGAGCGAATCCATAAAAAACAATTCTAGCAAACGTTCACGTTTCCCACTGGTTGTTTTTAATTTATAATCAATATCTGCCAATTGCTTCAATATTTGTAGCAATCGACTTTCATTCGGTATCCGCCTATTTTCCAACATTAATTTCACACGATACGGATGGACGTGTAGCGCTTTTGCAATTTGTTGCTGTTGATACCCCTTTTTTCGTAATGATTGCACATGAATCATTAAACGAATTTGTCCCGCAATTAGCGATGTTAACATAATCGGTTCTTCTCCGCTTCTTAATAAATCATGGTAGATAGAGACCGTCTTCGGAATATTACTTGCTACATAAGCGTCCGTTAGTCGAAATACATCCATTTCCGGTGTTCGCGGTACAAGCATCTCGATTAAATCATTCGTAATTTCACCATTTTCACCAAGGTAGGTTGCCATTTTACGAATTTCTGTTGCGAGAGATAACAAATTATCTCCAACTGTATTCATTAACGTTTGAGCCGCAGCGGATGAAATATGTGACCCATTTGTTTTTGCTTCGTGTTGAATCCATGTTAGAAGATCTTTCCCTTCCAGTCGATTCGCTTCGATGACCGTTGACAGGTCTCTCATTTTTTTAGTAATTCGTTTACGACCATCCAACTTTTCATAAGGCGCAATAAACACAACCGTAGCTGTTGGAGATGGATTTTCTAACCATTGTTCTAACACTGTTAAATTATGATCTACTTCTGCTCTTTTTTTATCTTGCCCACTTAAAAACACCGCATGGTTGGCGATAATTAACTTATGGTCTTGTAAAAATGGCAATGTATCCGCTTCTTCAATGACAGCTTCTACTGGTGTCTCTTCCAAATCAAACCGCACGACAGATGCATCATCGATTTCAGGTAATGCCTTTTTTAACCGTTCAATCGTAGCATCAAATATGTGATGTTCAACACCCGTTAGTAAATATACAGCGTCCACTTTACCGGATGCGATTTTTTTCCATATAGCATTTGGCATTTTTTCACCTCAACTCTTTACCCTTTTATTATACCTTAAAATGAAAAGACTGTATGAACAATTTGTGTCATTTCTCTCGAACGCAAGAGATATAGACGATTTGTATAGATTTTTATAATCCAATCGCTTATACTTAGATTGGATATATAGGAGGTGTAGCAATGAACGAGTTCGAACATGATGTACAATCAAAACGCAATGATTTTGTAGATTCTGGTGTAGGATTTGTTGTAGCATTTGGATTTTTCTCCAGTATATTTATTATTGCTACAGTAATCGACTTCATTGCAAGCTAACCAAATCGTTGAATCGGTCATTTTCTAAACTGGTGACCTACATAACCCACTGTTATTTCGGGTTAAAAACGGACAAGATTCCCATCAAGGAGCGCTCGTCCGTTTTTTCTTTTGCACTACTGCATCACGGATACACTAAATTCTTCACCTTCTACAAGTACGGTAATTGATCCGTTATCCGCAGTAACAAATACTGGAACTTGATACTTTTGAAATGTCTCTAGCACTTCTTTGCTCGGATGTCCGAACCGATTGTTTCTTCCAGCAGAAATAACAGCTAGTTTAGGTTGTAGCGCTTTAATAAAGGAGTCTGTACTCGATGTTTTACTTCCATGATGTCCTACTTTTAAAATTGGATTTTTAAAGTCCATAAATTTATATTTCGTTAAAAATTTTCTTTCCGCGGCTTCTTCCATATCCCCTGTAAATAAAAACGACGGACCCGTTGTTGTCATATACAAGGCAAGAGAACTATCATTCCCTACATACTCTTCTGTTTGTGGTCCAACATAATAAAAACCAAAATCATTATTCTCCCAACCATTTCCGTCTTTCATTTCCATAATAGACACCTTCCTATCATTCGCGGCACGAACAAGCTTTTCCATTTCCTCTACATCCCCACTATTTTTAGGGATGTGAATTTCTTTTACACGAATATCTTCCACAACTTCATGCGCCCCGCCCATATGATCGATATGGGCATGTGAAATTATTAGCTTATCAACTTCCGTAATGCCTCTTCCTTTTAAGTAAGGCACTACAATTTTTCGCCCTACTTCAAAAGGTGTTGTTGGTGAGCGCCATGTTTTTTCTCCAAATGAAACTGTGCCGCCTGTGTCAATCATATAAACACCACGTTTATAAGGCAGTTCAATGACAATGCTATCTCCTTGCCCCACGTCCAAATAAGTTACACGTAATTGACTCTCTGTATAAGGTAGAAATTGGATAAGGAACGTCGGAATAAGCACATAAGGCAAGCAGCGACTTAGCTTCTCCCTTACTTCATATAATGTGAAAAAGCGTACAACACCGACTACCGCCAAAACTAGCGCAATAGATGCGGGCCTTCCCGGGTTCCACAATTGATAAGGAATCGCAGATAACCAAACTGTACCTTGATCAATGAGAGCGCGAAACGGAACATACAAGAAAAAGAGCAATTTTGCAATTGGCATCGCCACTGATGTGAGCAGAAGCAAAATTAGATTCATCGGTAATATGACAACAGAATACAAAGGTACGTACAGTAAATTGACCAAAAATGAAGATAAAGATAGTTCATAAAAGTGGAGTAATAAAATAGGATACAACGACAATTGACTAATCATCGTCACTAAAAAAGATAACTTTAACTTAGACGATTGTCTAGACAAGATTTTAGAAGATAAAATTAATGATAATGCGGCTAAGTAAGACAATTGAAAACCAGGTTGGAATATAACATACGGTTTATAGAGCATAAAACCAATTGCACTTATCGCAAGAGCGCTATCCAATTTCATTGGCAGGCGACCGTAAATAGTGAGCAGGACTAGAATGGTGACAATGACGGCACGCCATACCGAAGGAGCGCCACCTGCAATGATTGCATAAAGCGGTAATAGGATTATCAGCAAAACATCTACGTTTTCTCGCCGAATTTTTAAACGGAGCAAACATTCTCGAACGATAAAAACTAACAAGCCTACATGAAGCCCAGAAATCGCAAATAAATGCGTAATCCCTAACTTTCTATAATTTGCAGCATCTTCTTCGCTCATGCCACTCCGATCCCCAATTAACAAAGCTTCGGCTTCAGGAATGAGTGATTCTGGAAAAGTCTCCCGGATATGCTGTTGAACATTTTTTCGCTGTGTTAATAAGCGTGTAGTAAAGGATTTGTTTATTTTATACGAAAATATACGATCGACTTTTAGGATACCCGAAGCTCCGTACATCCTTAAATACTGTTCCATATTAAACGCATACGGATGTGAGGGTATTTCAATGGACTGAAAAGAACCTGAAATGTAAAACTCCATTGTTGCTACATCCATTTCTTTAAATCTTTGTTTTTCATCTGCATTTTCAAATTGGTATATCGCATAAACCGTCTGGCCAGATTCAGTTCTGGCAAAACCTTTAATCGCTCCACCGTCAATTTTGGCGTTATCTGTCCAAGTAAGTGTACTATTTTCTTCACCAGTTTCAATTGGATCAGGGACGATTGTTATGAAATAAAAAAAGGAGAGTATAGCGGCTATAACCGCAAAGAAAGGCGTGAGGAAATCATCTTTTTGCTTTAAAAAGAGAGGGAGAAGTAAAAGATTTAATAATAATAAGTATACCGTGCCGTATGCGGCAAACGCAGAGACGGCAACCGGTATAGCTACATAAATAAAGCGAATTTGAACAATTATATTCCGAATAATTCTTCCACCCTTCTAAGTAGAGGGTCCAATTGTTCTTCATCTGCACCTAATTCACGCATAGACGCTAACATGTCATTGACAAGGCTCAATTTTTTATCGCCTAAAAAATCTACTTTACTTTCATCGAAAGGAATATGTTGAACAGAAATCCCTGATTGCGCAAATAAAGTTGCCGCATACTCATTATTTCGATAGTCTGTGGCGTATATGATTCTTTTTACTCCTGCTTGAATAATAGCTTTCGCACATTGTAAGCAAGGAAAATGAGTCACATAAATCGTTGAGTCCGCTGTCGTTGTTCCATATTTTGCGCATTGTAACAATGCATTCATTTCAGCATGAATCGTTCGTACACAATGGTTATCAACGACATAACAACCGTGGTCAATGCAATGGTCGCCACCCGAAATCGAGCCGTTATAACCACCTGCAATCATTCGATTATCACGTACAATAATCGCTCCAACCGCAAGTCTTGTACACGTACTTCGCAATGCTAACAGATGACATTGCGCCATGAAAAATTGGTCCCATGTAATTCGCTCCATATGAATGCCTCCATCGTGTCCAAAATTGTTCATCTATTTTTATTTAACTTTAATTTGATGTTGAAGTTTTTCGAATGTCTTTTGTCCGATACCGGAAATGTTCATCAACTCTTCTGGTGACTGAAATGGACCGTTTTCTTCACGATACTGAATGATGGATTGCGCTTTCGCCGGTCCAATGCCACTAATTGTCATAAGTTCAATTTCAGTAGCCGTATTAAGATTGATTGTGTCATCATCCACCGCTGAGGAATCTATTAAGCTGACAATCGCTTCTGACTCTAGCAATTCCTCACCTTCAGTCGGAATATAAACGAGCAGTTCATCCGTTAATTTTAACGCAAGGTTCACTAGTCGTGCATCTGCTTCCGGTAAATAACCACCAGCGGCGTTAATCGCATCGATTAGACGATCACCTTCTTCTAATGTGTAAACGCCTGGGCGAAGGACTGCTCCTTTCACATCGACAACTAGGATGGATGGAACACTTTCTATCCTATTTTCTGGCTCTTCAATTTCTTTTTCATTTACTTCTGAAAATGGAATTTGCTCGCTGAAGTCGATTGGAGAATCGTCTGCTTGTCCACGGGGAATGAACAAATATGCAAGAATAACAGCGATTGCTACGAGTGGGAATAAAAGTTTACGCCAATTATCGGATACAAAAGATTGAAACAGGTGATTCACCCTTTCTCTCAATGAGTATCCATATGGAGTACCTCTATTATAAACAAATCCAAATAAATTTCAATGCTTATTTACGGACTTGAAAGAAGATTCTTTCACTTTCTTCTTCGGGCGCTTTATCATCCCAATCGGCAAAAACTCTCTCAATTTTAAATCCAACTTCAAGTAACATATCCACATACTCTTGGACCGGAAACGTTCTTTGATAATGCACTTCATCAAACCGTTCATACAAATCATTTTCTTTTTTTACAAAAAAGGTTAATTCGGAATAAACCGAGTGTACATCTTCCCCAGGCTCCGTTTGCCATATGTATGCAATTCTTTCATTATCATAAGTAAAAGGACTCTCTAAAAATATTACGTCCGTTTTAAAGGTTGAATGTACATCAAATAACAATACGCCCCCGACCGATAATGCTTGGTAAACATGATGGAATGTTTGAAGCACTTCCGTTCGGTCCGTTACATAATTCAGAGAATCGATCGGAATAACAGCGACATCAAATCCGCTATGTCCTTCAAGTTTTTGCATCGGCTGAAGCAGAAATGAGATCGGTAAATTTAATGACTTCGCCCGTTCAGTCGCAATTTGAAGCATGTCAGGAGAAATGTCAACTCCTGTGACATTTCCCCCTGACTTTGCTAACTTCGCAGCTAATAATCCCGTCCCACACCCGATATCTAATATCTTCTTGCCGGCAATTCCATTGGCAGCAAGGGCAATTAACTCAACATACGTATCATATGGAATGTCTTCCATTAATTCATCGTAAACCGCCGCAAATCGGGAATAGCTATCTTTCATTCTTCGTCTACCATTTGAAGCCTTGGTGCGTCTCCCCATAACTTCTCCAAGTTATAATGGCCACGCTCATCTTTATGGAATACGTGCACGACTACATCGCCCAAGTCAGCTAATACCCAGCGACCCGATTCTAATCCTTCCACACGTTTTACATGTACGCCAAACTCACTCGCTTGGTCAATGACTTCACGTGCAATTGCTTGTACTTGTCTTTCTGAATTGGCATGACAAATAATGAATTGGTCTGCCATCACAGAGATACCCTCCATATTTAAAACTACAATATCTGATGCTTTTTTATCGTCAACTGCTTGATAAGCTGTTGATAGTAAAGTTGAAGTCGTCATTTAAATTATTCCTTCCTTTAACATATATTCATTATAACAATCAAAAGAGTCTGGAAAAATCGCCGCTCTCTTAGACACTAAATAGTCGATTGAATGGCCAATACAATAATACATCGCTTTATCGATGGAGCCTTTTGACTTTTCTCTTAGTTCATCTACCCCTGGAAATTGTCTCCCAGGCTCAATCAAGTCAGCAATAAATAGTATTTTTTCTAACATCGACATATTGGCTCGGCCTGTCGTATGAAAGCGTACCGCATTTAAAACATCCTCGTCATTGATCCCAAATGTCTCCCGTGCAATGATTGCGCCAACTGGGCCGTGCCAAAGTTCATGGTGAAAATCGACTAATCGTTTATCTTCACCTGCTTCTTCTAAACGGCGCAGTAACTCTTCTTTCTTCATACACTTGGCGATGTCATGAAATAAAGCTGCTTTCTCAGCGGCTGTTTCCGAGACACCATGTTGTTTCGCCATCTTTTTTGATAACTCAGCAACACGTAAAACATGTTCATATCGTGAAGAAGTTAAACGATTTGCCAGTTCACTTTTAATAGGCGCCAGTTCCATACAATCCCTCCTTGCGAACGAATGACTCAACTGCCGGAGGGATTAAAAATGTAACGGTCCCATTTTCTTGAAATCTTTTACGGAGTAACGTCGAAGATATATCAATTTCTGGAATCGTAATGATTTCTACTGGATAGTCCGTATCACTTTTCCAACCTGGACGGCCCACACCAACAATTTTTACGAGCTCGACGAGTTCATCGATTCGATGCCAAGTATGTAGCGAATCAATCATATCTCCGCCGATAATTAAAAAGTAGTCTACATCCGGATCTTGCGCCATCAGTGCGGACATCGTATCGAATGAATACGAGACGCCCCCACGCTCCACTTCATATGATGAAACAGTAAAGCCATCTATTCCTTGTATGGCTAAGTTTACCATTTGGAGACGCTGTTCTTTCGTCACTTGTTTATCGGCTGCTTTATGTGGAGGTAAAGCATTTGGCATAAATCGAACTTCGTCAAGTTCAAGGGCATGCTTCACTTCATTCGCGATAATGAGATGCCCAATATGTGGCGGATTATAAGTCCCCCCAAGTATGCCCACTCTCTTCAAGGAATGACCTCCTTATGGTAATTGAATTTGCTTATTGTCTACGGATTCTTTATACAATATGAGCACATTTCCAATTACTTGAACGACATGAAGTCCCACGCGTTCAGATAATTTCTCCGAGATTGTTTTTCTATCCTCACTACAATTTTGTAAAATATTTACTTTAATCAATTCTTTCGATTCTAAAGCTTCCTCAATTTGCGTAATGACAGATTCTGTTAAACCTTGTTTTCCAATTTGAAATAAAGGTTGCAGATGATGTGCCTCGCTACGTAAAAATCTTTTTTGTTTACCTGTTAACATAATTTCCTCCTAGTTTTTCTGTTATTTTATCAATCATATTTGCTGTATTTGGCTGGATACCTGTCCATTTTTCAAATGCTAGTGCACCTTGATGGACAAACATCCCTACGCCGTTCATTGTCTGTGCTCCGTTCTCACGAGCCACTTTCAAAAACTCAGTTTCTAACGGATTATAAATGATATCTGCAACAACTGTTCCCGCTGCAACTTTAGATGGGTTAAGTGGCATTCCTGCAACTGCATAATTCATCCCAACCGAAGTCGTTTGAATAATTAACCCAAATTCATCAAGTATATTTTCTGCCTCTGTTATTGTCAATGCTTTGGCATTCGGTAGATGCTCTGCCAATTGTTGTGCTTTTTCAATTGTTCGATTCGTGACATACATGGGGCCATACCCCTTTTCATGTAAACCATAACAAATTCCTCGCGCCGCCCCACCAGCCCCAATGACGAGAACTTTTTTCTCGACACATAGGTGGCCGAACATTTCTTCTAAAGATTGAACAAATCCCGCACCGTCCGTATTCGAGCCGCGAAGCGAACCATCTGGAAGCACCTCTACTGTATTGACTGCATTCATCACTTCGGCCGATTCATCTATTTCATCTAAAAAAGGAATGATGGCACTTTTATGCGGAACCGTTACATTCCAACCACTGCATCCAAGTAGTTTTAAGCTTTCAACTGCCTGGCCAAGATGTTCTGGGTATATATGATGTGGACTATAAGATGCATTCATATTATTTTCATTAAACCATTCATCATGCATATTTGGCGACATGGATTGACTTATCGGATCACCGATAACAGCATACCATTTTTTCATTTGTTACCCATCCCCCCTGATTACAACGAGTTTATATTAAAGATGGTCGCAGGATTACATTCACACCCCGGGGTGCATGAACAGCAACGACACTTGGTTCCTGAACAGTAATCCAACCTAATCCTGAAATAACGATATCTACCTTTTTCTCTTTAATCGAAAATTCATGACGAACAAGTTCTGGCATTTTCTCTACTGAATCCCCAGACGGCGGCGATAGCATTGCCCCTTTATGTTTCTCATACAATGCATCCGCATTCGCTAATTTTGTCCGATGAATTTCTAGTCGATTTGAGACATACACTAAAAACGATGAACGTTCACCGGAGATAAAGTCAAAACGCGCCAATCCTCCGACATATAAAGTTTGCTCGGCATTTAATTGGAATACTTTCGGCTTCAACTCAGATTTTGGTGTAATTAACTTCAAATCTTTTTCGTCTAAATAATGGGCAATTTGATGGTCGTTAATAATGCCTGGCGTATCATAAATTGCTTTTCCATCGTCCAATGGGATTTCTACAATATCTAATGTTGTACCCGGGAAATGGGACGTTGTAATGACTTCATTTGCACCAGTTGCACCTTTAATAATATGATTAATAAAAGTCGATTTCCCTGTATTTGTACAACCTACAACGTAGACATCTTTCCCATTTCGAAGCCTATCAATTTTCTGTAACGCTTCTTCCATGCCATGCCCTTTAAAGGCTGAAACAAGTAACACATCTGCCGGTTTTAAGCCAAGCTTATTTGCTTCTCTTTTCATCCAATTGACTACTTTGTTTGGATTAATCGATTTTGGAAGTAGGTCAGATTTATTACCGATTAATAAAATATCCTTATTGCCTACAAAACGATGCAACCCAGAAATCCAACTACCGTTAAAATCAAAAATATCGACGATTTTAACGACCATTCCCTCTTTGCTTCCAATGCCATTCAGTATATCTAAAAAATCATCGCCTGTTAACGATACAGGCTGTAACTCATTATAATTACGAAGACGGAAGCAACGACGACAAACAAGGTCCTCATTTGTCAAGGATGCGGGTGGTGCATATCCTTCTATCTTAGGATCCTCCGTTTGTATCGTAATGCCACATCCAATACATTTTAATTCTTCCAATGTTATTCCTCCCAATAAATAAGGCCGCGTCGTCTTAAACGCTCCATAATAAAGCTTTCTAAGTTCCGATTAAAAGTTGTAATTTTCGCATCAGATGTCGCAACAGGAATGACTAAAATCGTGTGAAGCCCTTGACGATTTCCACCAAAAATATCTGTTAATAATTGGTCTCCTATCACGACTGTTTCTTCCTTTTTCGTTCCCATTAACTTTACTGCACGCCTAAATGCTGTACCTAAAGGTTTATTCGCTTTCGAAATAAATGGCATTTGAATCGGCTCAGAAAATGCTTTTACACGTAACTCATTATTATTAGAAACGATTGTCACCCGTATTCCCGCCTGTTGCATACCTTCTAACCATTCAATAATTTCAGGTGTCGCATCAGGACGGTCCCAGGCGACGAGCGTATTATCCAAATCTGTTATGATTCCTTTTATGCCGCGCTCTTTTAATTGTTCAGCTTTGATGTGAAAGACGTCCTTCACAAACTCATTCGGCAAAAACTTCTTTAGCATTCCATTCACTCCGATTTTCAACTTAATACCCAAGTATTATAACATACAAGGAGCTTTTCTTCGCAATGTCTTATCTTTTTTTGTAGGACAACTATTCGCGCTTGTCCGCTATAAATATCGAAGTATTTTACTCATTACGCATATGACGACCGCATATGCTGTCATACAACGACAAGGAGGTGGCCTGATGAGCGGATTTGTCATGTCGGTGATTCAACTATGGCTCGAGATTCCTGCAGTTATCGGTTATATACGAGGGCAGGCATTCAAGCGTCCACTCTCTAAAGAAGAAGAAGCTGCTTGTCTTGCGCGACTCGCGGCCGGAGATGAAGACGCACGTGATGAACTAATCGAACGGAACATGCGGCTCGTTGCACATATCGTAAAAAAATTCCATCCAAAACATGAGTTTCTAGACGATTATATTTCTATCGGAACAATCGGTCTTATGAAAGCAGTAAACACGTATACGTCCGATCGAAAAACGAAGCTAGCAACATATGCGGCACGCTGTATTGAAAATGAAATATTAATGTATCTACGCACTCAGAAAAAAGTACAAAAAGATGTATCCTTGTTTGAACCGATTGGCGGTGAGAGCGACGGTCAATCATTGCAAATTGCAGACTTGCTCCAAACGGACGATGAATCCCCTATCGTCGCAGTAGAACAAAATGAAGAAAAAGAAAGATTGTATAAGCATCTCGGCAAACTGGACGGAAGAGAACTTGAAATTATTCAAAGGCGCTTCGGTCTATTAGATGACAAACCGATGACCCAAAAAGCAATTGCAGAACAACTCAATATTTCCAGAAGTTATGTTTCAAGAATCGAGAAACGTGCCATTGTAAAATTATACCAGCTTTTCAAACATGAATATAATGATTAAACTTATATTTTCACCCGTTAGAACTATAAATATTATAGCTACAATATATGATAAAACATTTATCAAATCCAAATGAAAAGGCGTTTCCAACTGGGAGTCAATCCCAGTGGAAGCGCCTCTTCAATCATCTCACTCTTCGTTAACCTCACGTAAAATAACAGCCGATACAGCAATCGCGAAAATAAAAACGCCAGACATCATAGCAAACATAATTCCATCCATCGATAAACCCCTCCCAATCGCAAGATAACAAATATGATTTACTTCATCCTTATCTTACCATGAAACCATTAAAGTTTCGAGATGACACGTAAAACAATATCTGTTGAATGACGTGCAGCCACCGGAAGGAACTCATCAAAACTAATTGAAGATTCTTTTCCAGCAATATCTGACAACGCACGGATGACAACGAAAGGCGTGCCGAACTGATGACAAACTTGCGCAACTGCTGCAGCTTCCATTTCAGCAGCAATCATCGTTGGGAAAATTTGTCTGACTCGTTCTACATGGTCTGTATCGCTCATAAACGAGTCACTTGAAGCAACTAGACCGACTGCAGATGTATGTTGACCTATTTCATCTACAGCTTCCTTCGCTGATTGGATAAGCGTTGATTCTGCTTTAAATGTTTCAGGTAAATTTGGAACTTGTCCATGCGCATAACCGAATGCAGTTACATCCACATCGTGATGACATACTTCATCGGAGATGACGATAGATCCTATTTCCAGTGTATCTAAAAATCCACCTGCCGATCCTGTGTTTATGACAACATCTGGCTGATAAGTTTCAAGTAATAACGTCGTGGCGATGGCTGCATTCACTTTCCCAATGCCACTTTTCACAAGAACTACTTCATGTTGGCCAATTACACCTTCAACAAACTCACAATTTGCGATGATTTTTGTTTTTGGTGATTCGATTTCTTCACGTAGGAGATTGACTTCTTCCTCCATTGCACCGATTACTCCAACTTTCACAAATATCCCTCCATTTCTTTGATCTCATGTTAATAATTAAAGTCTAAAGTTGTAAGTACATCCATTTTCACAGGTTTCCAACCTTCATTGTCCACCCATTCTAAGAAAACTTGGTACTTTTCAGTTTTGTCTTTAGAAGAAACAATTCCAATTGATTTTTGAGGACTTCCCCCGTTTTTAAGCTTCCAAATAATCATATTATCAGCCGATAATCCCGTCGCATAAGTGAGAGCCCGCTCTTTTTCTATCCAGTCTATTGAGTCACGCTTGTATACAGAAGCATGCTCACCGGTCTGCTCTGTTCCGATTGGCTCCCAAGCAGGATTGACGATGGATTGTGAAACGATTGGATCATTTGGATCGACTGTTATTTCAACATCTTCAACTTCTTCTAATTCAGTATCCTCGTCAATTATGTCTACATTTTCTTCTTCTACTTCTTCGTCATGTAGCGAAGGATCCTCTTCTTTAGAAACCTCATCATCTTTATTTTGCTCTACTATTTCCTCATTGTTTTTCACATCTTCTTTATCAGATTGCTCTTTATCGCCGCCTAGGAAAATAATTGATGACGTAATTACAATTGCAACAACGACAGCTGCAATTAACACATTCAATATTTTATCTTTGCGTTTCTTCTTTCTATCCAATCTGGAGAAGTTATGGTTAGGATTGTTCATGCTTCATTCAGCTCCCAGGTATAGTTTAGTCGCTTACTGGATGAGACGTTTCAAGTAGAAATTTGTTCCCTATCTTTTATTCA
This window of the Sporosarcina ureilytica genome carries:
- the yqeH gene encoding ribosome biogenesis GTPase YqeH encodes the protein MTLEELKCIGCGITIQTEDPKIEGYAPPASLTNEDLVCRRCFRLRNYNELQPVSLTGDDFLDILNGIGSKEGMVVKIVDIFDFNGSWISGLHRFVGNKDILLIGNKSDLLPKSINPNKVVNWMKREANKLGLKPADVLLVSAFKGHGMEEALQKIDRLRNGKDVYVVGCTNTGKSTFINHIIKGATGANEVITTSHFPGTTLDIVEIPLDDGKAIYDTPGIINDHQIAHYLDEKDLKLITPKSELKPKVFQLNAEQTLYVGGLARFDFISGERSSFLVYVSNRLEIHRTKLANADALYEKHKGAMLSPPSGDSVEKMPELVRHEFSIKEKKVDIVISGLGWITVQEPSVVAVHAPRGVNVILRPSLI
- a CDS encoding YqeG family HAD IIIA-type phosphatase, whose protein sequence is MLKKFLPNEFVKDVFHIKAEQLKERGIKGIITDLDNTLVAWDRPDATPEIIEWLEGMQQAGIRVTIVSNNNELRVKAFSEPIQMPFISKANKPLGTAFRRAVKLMGTKKEETVVIGDQLLTDIFGGNRQGLHTILVIPVATSDAKITTFNRNLESFIMERLRRRGLIYWEE
- the mtnN gene encoding 5'-methylthioadenosine/S-adenosylhomocysteine nucleosidase, which produces MKVGVIGAMEEEVNLLREEIESPKTKIIANCEFVEGVIGQHEVVLVKSGIGKVNAAIATTLLLETYQPDVVINTGSAGGFLDTLEIGSIVISDEVCHHDVDVTAFGYAHGQVPNLPETFKAESTLIQSAKEAVDEIGQHTSAVGLVASSDSFMSDTDHVERVRQIFPTMIAAEMEAAAVAQVCHQFGTPFVVIRALSDIAGKESSISFDEFLPVAARHSTDIVLRVISKL
- the aroE gene encoding shikimate dehydrogenase, which encodes MKKWYAVIGDPISQSMSPNMHDEWFNENNMNASYSPHHIYPEHLGQAVESLKLLGCSGWNVTVPHKSAIIPFLDEIDESAEVMNAVNTVEVLPDGSLRGSNTDGAGFVQSLEEMFGHLCVEKKVLVIGAGGAARGICYGLHEKGYGPMYVTNRTIEKAQQLAEHLPNAKALTITEAENILDEFGLIIQTTSVGMNYAVAGMPLNPSKVAAGTVVADIIYNPLETEFLKVARENGAQTMNGVGMFVHQGALAFEKWTGIQPNTANMIDKITEKLGGNYVNR
- a CDS encoding YrrS family protein, with amino-acid sequence MNNPNHNFSRLDRKKKRKDKILNVLIAAVVVAIVITSSIIFLGGDKEQSDKEDVKNNEEIVEQNKDDEVSKEEDPSLHDEEVEEENVDIIDEDTELEEVEDVEITVDPNDPIVSQSIVNPAWEPIGTEQTGEHASVYKRDSIDWIEKERALTYATGLSADNMIIWKLKNGGSPQKSIGIVSSKDKTEKYQVFLEWVDNEGWKPVKMDVLTTLDFNY
- the sigK gene encoding RNA polymerase sporulation sigma factor SigK, whose product is MSGFVMSVIQLWLEIPAVIGYIRGQAFKRPLSKEEEAACLARLAAGDEDARDELIERNMRLVAHIVKKFHPKHEFLDDYISIGTIGLMKAVNTYTSDRKTKLATYAARCIENEILMYLRTQKKVQKDVSLFEPIGGESDGQSLQIADLLQTDDESPIVAVEQNEEKERLYKHLGKLDGRELEIIQRRFGLLDDKPMTQKAIAEQLNISRSYVSRIEKRAIVKLYQLFKHEYND
- the yhbY gene encoding ribosome assembly RNA-binding protein YhbY, which codes for MLTGKQKRFLRSEAHHLQPLFQIGKQGLTESVITQIEEALESKELIKVNILQNCSEDRKTISEKLSERVGLHVVQVIGNVLILYKESVDNKQIQLP